One region of Thermoanaerobaculia bacterium genomic DNA includes:
- a CDS encoding zf-HC2 domain-containing protein, translating to MDCARTRFFLNAYLDGELSECDRFAVAGHLARCERCALRLESFRRIRSLLKDRSPRDCAPVELRKRIAQRRSPARAWRRVWRPVVGATALCLLVIPVVADSLTKPAPGSPILSEQPVERVVHGRMFCLRCALQPKLGIPDTPGSPHLAAFRAEDGQVWILLNRDACPDSFPEGDVAMTGEFFPASHLVAAESIR from the coding sequence ATGGACTGCGCGAGAACGCGATTTTTCCTGAATGCCTACCTCGACGGCGAGCTCTCGGAATGCGACCGTTTCGCGGTCGCCGGCCATCTCGCCCGTTGCGAGCGCTGCGCTCTGCGCCTCGAGAGCTTCCGGCGGATCCGGTCGCTGTTGAAGGACCGGAGCCCGCGCGACTGCGCACCGGTCGAGCTCCGGAAGCGCATCGCGCAACGGCGGAGTCCCGCGCGCGCCTGGCGCCGGGTCTGGCGCCCGGTCGTCGGAGCGACGGCGTTGTGCCTCCTCGTCATCCCCGTCGTCGCCGATTCGCTGACGAAGCCGGCGCCCGGCAGCCCGATCCTTTCCGAGCAGCCGGTCGAGCGGGTCGTCCACGGCCGCATGTTCTGCCTGCGTTGCGCGCTCCAGCCGAAGCTCGGGATCCCGGACACGCCCGGCTCGCCGCACCTCGCCGCGTTCCGGGCCGAGGACGGACAGGTCTGGATCCTCCTCAACCGCGACGCGTGCCCCGATTCCTTCCCCGAGGGGGACGTGGCGATGACGGGAGAGTTCTTTCCCGCGAGCCACCTCGTCGCCGCCGAGAGCATCCGCTGA
- a CDS encoding sigma-70 family RNA polymerase sigma factor → MKTSDTTTGDVQKPSETTAWDFDSQTMPYVDSLYNTAYRMTGNSQDAEDLVQETFFKAYKYYDKFEEGTNLKAWLFKILKNTFINNYRKKKLEPRSVEFSDIEDSFEKIVRHDPDEQPLDPESQYLANTMDEGVKKALEALPPDYRMVVILADLEDFSYKEIAEILECPVGTVMSRLYRGRKLLEKALMRYARTHGYMRGAGPVRTRLKARK, encoded by the coding sequence GTGAAAACTTCCGATACGACGACGGGCGACGTCCAGAAGCCCTCGGAAACGACCGCCTGGGATTTCGATTCCCAGACGATGCCCTACGTGGATTCGCTCTACAACACGGCCTATCGGATGACGGGCAACTCGCAGGACGCCGAGGACCTCGTCCAGGAGACGTTCTTCAAGGCCTACAAGTACTACGACAAATTCGAAGAGGGGACGAACCTCAAGGCCTGGCTTTTCAAGATCTTGAAGAACACGTTCATCAACAACTACCGGAAGAAGAAGCTCGAGCCCAGGAGTGTCGAGTTCTCCGATATCGAGGATTCGTTCGAAAAGATCGTCCGCCACGACCCGGACGAGCAGCCGCTCGACCCGGAGTCGCAGTACCTCGCCAATACCATGGACGAGGGCGTCAAGAAGGCGCTCGAAGCGCTGCCGCCCGATTATCGGATGGTCGTCATTCTGGCCGACCTCGAGGACTTCTCCTACAAGGAGATCGCGGAGATCCTCGAGTGCCCCGTCGGCACGGTGATGTCCCGCCTGTACCGCGGCCGGAAGCTCCTCGAGAAGGCCCTGATGCGCTACGCCCGCACCCATGGATACATGCGCGGGGCAGGCCCGGTCCGGACCAGACTCAAGGCGCGCAAGTAG
- a CDS encoding F0F1 ATP synthase subunit C, translated as MSKKGFYGVLTMLALTAAPAFAQGTAPGTGGVKWGVVGAAFAIAVAAAAGAFAQGKATAAACEGMARNPGAAGAIRTMAILGLALIESLVIYALVIAFSVQGK; from the coding sequence ATGTCGAAGAAAGGGTTCTACGGAGTGTTGACGATGCTGGCGCTCACCGCCGCGCCCGCGTTCGCCCAGGGAACCGCGCCGGGGACCGGCGGCGTCAAGTGGGGGGTCGTCGGGGCCGCCTTCGCGATCGCCGTCGCGGCCGCGGCCGGCGCGTTCGCCCAGGGCAAGGCGACCGCCGCGGCCTGCGAGGGAATGGCCCGCAACCCGGGAGCGGCCGGCGCGATCCGGACCATGGCGATCCTCGGCCTCGCCCTGATCGAATCGCTCGTCATCTACGCCCTCGTCATCGCGTTCTCGGTCCAGGGCAAGTAG
- the atpB gene encoding F0F1 ATP synthase subunit A: MEHSFLYGPVNRFLISLLGAPPVAKLSPGWRAFLFPDGEKIWLQDNVIMAFLLFAFLALTLPLARRTFRKRSPNWFQNANEMIVLAVRDLIDDVVGHGAGKKYLPLLGAFTYFILLSNLMGFFFFLTPPTSSFQTTLALALTSFIYFNAQGVREHGVVGYLKHFMGPILFLAPLMFVIEVISILARIVSLSLRLAGNIGGEHIATGIFFGMVPILVPWPMMLLGLIGALLQTFIFVILSTIYIAGAVAHEEH, from the coding sequence ATGGAGCATTCCTTCCTGTACGGGCCGGTGAACCGGTTCCTGATTTCCCTTCTGGGCGCCCCGCCCGTGGCGAAGCTGTCGCCGGGATGGCGGGCGTTCCTCTTTCCCGACGGGGAGAAGATCTGGCTGCAGGACAACGTCATCATGGCGTTCCTGCTCTTCGCATTCCTCGCCCTGACGCTTCCGCTGGCGCGCCGCACGTTCCGGAAGCGAAGCCCGAACTGGTTCCAGAACGCCAACGAGATGATCGTCCTCGCGGTTCGGGACCTGATCGACGACGTCGTGGGGCACGGCGCGGGGAAGAAGTATCTGCCGCTGCTCGGCGCGTTCACGTACTTCATCCTCCTTTCGAACCTGATGGGTTTCTTCTTCTTCCTCACGCCGCCGACGAGCTCGTTTCAGACGACCCTCGCGCTGGCCCTCACGTCGTTCATCTACTTCAACGCCCAGGGGGTCCGCGAGCACGGCGTCGTCGGCTATCTCAAGCACTTCATGGGGCCGATCCTGTTCCTCGCGCCTCTGATGTTCGTGATCGAGGTGATCAGCATCCTGGCGCGGATCGTGTCCCTCTCTCTGCGTCTGGCCGGCAACATCGGCGGCGAGCACATCGCGACCGGGATCTTCTTCGGGATGGTGCCGATCCTCGTTCCCTGGCCGATGATGCTGCTCGGCCTGATCGGGGCGCTCCTCCAGACCTTCATTTTCGTGATTCTCTCGACGATCTACATCGCGGGCGCCGTCGCCCACGAGGAACATTGA
- a CDS encoding AtpZ/AtpI family protein, translating to MANKPRFRAAADAITLGIAFPACIAAGYFLGKGADRLFGWSPYGAYAGAALGIAAGFWNLFKISREADEEDRRGPP from the coding sequence ATGGCGAACAAGCCCCGTTTCCGCGCCGCGGCCGACGCGATCACGCTCGGGATCGCGTTTCCGGCGTGCATCGCGGCGGGCTACTTCCTCGGCAAGGGCGCCGACCGGCTCTTCGGATGGTCCCCGTACGGCGCGTACGCGGGCGCCGCTCTGGGCATCGCGGCGGGATTCTGGAACCTGTTCAAGATCTCCCGGGAAGCGGACGAGGAAGACCGGAGAGGCCCGCCGTGA
- a CDS encoding NADH-quinone oxidoreductase subunit N yields MTIRAHDWLLLSPELLLSAVASLILCLAVFTSKAREKALAVVALAGIAGTAALLAVIWKDPTRATPILAGMFVVDNFAVFFKLLVLLSAGLTVLSSVRFVGDAPYPAGEYYGLVLFATVGTMFMASGDNLASIYVALELMALSSYVLAGYFKEQVKSTEAATKYFILGAFSSGVLLYGISLLYGFSGKMGLAELATAFSAIEANRILTIGVLLLLFGILFKIAAVPFHVWAPDVYEGAPTPITAFLSVGPKAGAYAILARIFYVALPHFASDWKLIVAISAAATLVVGNVAALLQTNVKRLLAYSSIANAGYALLGVLGFESGGIPAIQIYLLAYTFMNFGAFALVIFLESRGYAGESIDDWKGLARRNPLLAGVMLIFLLSLAGIPTTAGFIGKYYLFAVAVHAGYGWLALLAVLASAVSVFYYFRIVMAMYLSEGEAAPLKSSPGVALSAGVCAVMTMVIGLAPQPFIAIIQRCGL; encoded by the coding sequence ATGACGATCCGCGCCCACGACTGGCTGCTGCTGTCGCCCGAGCTGCTGCTGTCGGCGGTCGCGTCGCTCATCCTGTGTCTGGCGGTCTTCACGTCGAAGGCGCGCGAGAAGGCGCTCGCCGTCGTCGCGCTCGCCGGGATCGCGGGGACCGCCGCGCTCCTGGCCGTGATCTGGAAGGACCCGACGCGGGCCACGCCGATCCTCGCCGGGATGTTCGTCGTCGACAACTTCGCGGTCTTCTTCAAACTCCTCGTGCTGCTGTCGGCCGGGCTGACGGTCCTCTCGTCGGTGCGTTTCGTCGGGGACGCGCCGTATCCGGCCGGGGAGTACTACGGCCTCGTGCTCTTCGCGACCGTCGGGACGATGTTCATGGCCTCCGGCGACAATCTCGCGTCGATCTACGTCGCGCTCGAGCTGATGGCGCTCTCCTCGTACGTGCTCGCCGGCTACTTCAAAGAGCAGGTGAAGTCGACCGAGGCCGCGACGAAGTACTTCATCCTCGGCGCCTTCTCGTCGGGCGTCCTCCTGTACGGCATCTCCCTCCTGTACGGGTTCTCGGGGAAGATGGGCCTTGCCGAGCTCGCGACGGCGTTTTCGGCGATCGAGGCGAACCGGATCCTCACGATCGGCGTGCTTCTCCTCCTCTTCGGCATCCTCTTCAAGATCGCCGCCGTGCCGTTCCACGTCTGGGCGCCGGACGTGTACGAAGGCGCGCCGACGCCGATCACCGCCTTCCTTTCGGTCGGCCCGAAGGCGGGCGCCTACGCGATTCTCGCGCGCATCTTCTACGTCGCGCTCCCGCATTTCGCGTCCGACTGGAAGCTCATCGTGGCGATCTCGGCCGCGGCCACGCTCGTCGTCGGCAACGTCGCGGCGCTCCTGCAGACGAACGTGAAGCGCCTGCTCGCGTATTCGTCGATCGCCAACGCCGGCTACGCGCTGCTGGGCGTCCTCGGCTTCGAGAGCGGAGGGATCCCCGCGATCCAGATCTACCTGCTCGCGTACACGTTCATGAACTTCGGTGCGTTCGCGCTCGTGATCTTCCTCGAGTCGCGCGGCTACGCCGGCGAGTCGATCGACGACTGGAAGGGGCTCGCGCGGCGAAATCCGCTGCTGGCCGGCGTGATGCTGATCTTCCTCCTGTCGCTCGCCGGGATCCCGACGACGGCCGGATTCATCGGGAAGTACTACCTCTTCGCGGTCGCGGTGCACGCCGGATACGGGTGGCTCGCGCTGCTGGCGGTGCTCGCGTCGGCGGTCTCGGTCTTCTACTACTTCCGGATCGTGATGGCGATGTACCTCTCCGAAGGGGAGGCGGCGCCGCTGAAGAGCTCGCCCGGAGTCGCTTTGTCGGCGGGAGTGTGCGCGGTGATGACCATGGTCATCGGCCTCGCCCCTCAACCGTTCATCGCGATCATTCAGCGCTGCGGCCTCTAG